Part of the Sulfitobacter pontiacus genome, TGGTCACACTGGAAGCCTCCAAGCGTCAGCGGGGCTATTGGGTGGAGCCTCAGCAGCTGGCGATGTTCAGATGATAGCGTGACGGACTCGCACAAGCCTCTTGACTGGCCAGCAACGCCGCCCGCATGTCCTTAGGACATGCGGGCGGCGTTGCTGCTTTTTAGCTGAGTAAATCTCGTCATTGTAGTGCGGCTGAAAAGTATAGTAATTATACCATTTTCAACATATATTGCCCGTCATGAAGTTCGAGTATGACCCCGACAAAAGCGCCGCGAACCGTGAAAAGCACGGGATCGACTTTGATGAGGCCCAGGCCCTCTGGGATGATCCTTATCTGATCGAGGCCCCTGCCAACGTCACGGATGAGCCACGCTTTCTGGCGGTTGGCATGATCGGGGCCAGACACTGGACGGCTGTCTACACATACCGGAGCGACCGGGTGCGGATCATCTCCGTGCGCCGCGCTCGCAAGCAGGAGATTGACCACTATGAAGGCGACTGAATTCGACGAACGCTTCGACGCGGGCGAAGACATGTCCGCCCATGTCGATTGGACAAAGGCGCGCCGCCTCAATGTCGAGGCCAAGCGGGTGAACGTGGATTTCCCGACCTGGGTCGTTGCCGGTCTGGACCGGCAGGCCCAGAAGCTCGGCATCACCCGTCAGGCATTGATCAAGATGTGGATCGCTGAACGCCTAGAGTGAGGCGCGCGCTGGCCCGATCGCGCCGGGCTTTTCGCCAAATAAATCAATACGCCCTTGGATAAAGCTTTGCCTGCTGACATGAATAAACCATGAGCCTGATCAAGTCGAAAAAACGCGTAGCCGATCATGGCGAAGTATTCACTCCAGAATGGATGGTGGATGCTATGCTTGATCTGGTGAAAGAAGAGTCGGAACGGATCGACTCGCGGTTTCTGGAACCTGCCTGTGGCAGTGGCAATTTCCTTGTGAAGGTCCTCAAGCGGAAGCTCTGCGCAGTCGAATTGAAATTCGGGAAATCCGAATTTGAAAAGCGGCAATACGCGCTGCTTGCCCTTATGTGTGCTTATGGGATTGAGCTTCTGGAAGACAACATTATCGAATGCCGCGCCAACATGCTCGAAGTGCTGGCCGATTACCTACGGATCGACGAGACCGACGATCTATACAGGGCCGCCTCCCATGTGCTGTCACTGAATCTGATCCAGGGCGATGCCCTGTCGATGAAGGGACATGACGGCGCACCAATCACCTTTTCCGAATGGGGATATCTGGGCAAGGGCAAGTTCCAGCGGCGGGATTTCCGGCTGGACGTATTGACCGGCTCTTCGGCCTTCAGCGCCGAAGGAACCTTGTTTTCTCACCTCGGCAAGCATGAGATTTTTACCCCGACAAAGACCTACCCGCCGATGACCGTTCGTGATCTGGCCGCACGGGGCGATAACCCGCAGGAGGCCGCATGAATATTGAAGAGGGCTTTGCCCTACGCGGGCGCAACCCAGATGTCCTGACCTGTATCTCGAACCTGTCGAACGACGAGGTGTTCACCCCGCCGGAATTCGCCAACCGGATGCTGGACACCGTGTCGGCGTCTTGGGCGGCAGATCATGATGGCGCAGATATCTGGGCCAACCGAACCGTGAAGTTTCTTGATCCCTTCACAAAGTCAGGTGTGTTCCTGCGAGAGATCACAAAGCGTCTGATCACAGGACTGGAAAACGAAATTCCGAACCTTCAGGAGCGGGTTGACCACATCCTGACCCAGCAAGTTTTTGGAATTGGAACCACTCAGTTAACAAGCTTGATGGCGCGGCGCAGTCTCTATTGCTCGAAGTTCGCTAACGGGAAACACTCCGTGACGCGTCGGTTCAACAGCGAAGTTGGGAACATCTGGTTCGAGCGGACAGAGCACACATGGACCTCGCAAGATAAGTGCAAATATTGCGGGGCCAGTAAGGCGACGCTGGATCGTGGCGTAGATCGGGAAAGTCACGCTTATGCGTTCATACACACAGACAACATCAAAACTCGGATCGCCGAGCTGTTTGGAGGCGACATGCAATTTGACGTGATCATCGGAAACCCGCCTTATCAGTTGGATGATGCTGGGCATGGGCGCAGCGCCTCACCAATTTATCATCGTTTCGTAGAGCAGGCCAAAGAGCTCGATCCGCGATATCTCGTAATGGTGATTCCGTCACGCTGGCTTGGCGGTGGGAAGGGCCTAAACCAGTTTCGCAGCACAATGCTGACTGATGATCGTGTTCGCAAGTTAGTCGATTATGAGAACGCACAGGAAGTATTTCCAGGCGTCGATTTTGCAGGTGGCGTGTGCTACTTCTTGTGGGACCGAGACTCACATGGACAGTGTGAGGTAACCAATGTCATCGGTGAAAATCATGTTGTCGCTTCTCGACCCTTGGATGAATTTCCTACTTTTGTTCGAAACAGCGCAGCCGTCTCAATTGTTCGGAAAGTACTGAGCGTGAACGAACAAAGAATGAGCGAGCAAGTGTCAAGTCGGAAGCCCTTCGGAATCGCCACAAACATACGGCCAGAAAAATCTGGTGACCTAATTTTAAGATGGGAAAAGGGTGAAGGTCCATATCCTACAAATAAGGTTACGGTGGGTAACGATATTGTAGAGAAGTGGAAGGTTATCACCTCTTATGTTGCTTATGACCATGCCGGAAACCCCGGTAAGGATGGTCGTCGCCGTGTTCTTTCCAAAATTGACATCCTTCCACCACGCACAATTTGCACCGAGACATACTTAGTGATTGGCGCATTTGAAACAAAGAGCGAGGCAGAAAATCTTGTTAAGTACATGAAAACAAGATTCTTTCGTTTCCTTATGTCCCAATTTATGTACTCTCACCATCTCACAAAAAATGCATATAGTTTTGTCCCAATACTGGATGCGCAAACGACTTGGGATGATAAAATGCTGGCTGATCGCTATGATCTTACTGAAGATGAAGTGCTTTTTATTGCAACTAAAATCAGGCCTTTTGAGAAAACATGAAAGCAATATCCAAACGGTGCTTTGCGCCTATCGTACCCAACAACTATGAACAAGAATAGAAAGATTTTTGAAATATGGTCAGCCACCCTATAATTGGTCCATTTGGTATTTTTCTTGAGGCAGAAGTTGCACCAAAATCGCAAAGTCGCTTTGAGGGGAGATACCATAAAGCATCTGGGGTCTTGGTAACTCCCGGTAGTCCCGTTGAGTATCAGACCCAACCAAACAAATGGGGCTCTGAATTAAGAGTATATTTCAATGACCCGGGCCTTGCTGCCTCGCTGGACGTTAGCGGCGTTCATGTCGAGTTTCCGCGCGCAGGCTATAAAGCGGGAGAGTACAAATTCAGGGCAAACAAAAACAATTTATGGTGGGCATTGGTTGAAAAACATGGCCTCCGTCTCGGTTTGAACTGAATCGAAGAACCTGATTGGTTATGAACAGTCCAACCATCGACGACATCCTGTCCCCAAAGCCGGAAGCGCGTCCGCGCATCTATGCTTATTCCATCGCGGATGAGACCCATGAAGGCCTGCTAAAGGTCGGCCAGACCACACGGGATGTAAAACGGCGGGTAGCTGAACAGTTGCGCACGGCGGCAATCACCAACTTCCGAATTGAGCTGAACGAACCCGCTGAGCGCGAGGACGGCACCATCTTTACTGATCATGAGGTACGCGCCGCGCTGACCCGTAAAGGGATCGAGAACACAAGCCTGGAATGGATGCGCTGCACCCTGGCCGATGTCCATACTGTGCTGACAGAGCTGCGCACTGGCCTGCGGTTTAGCGGCACGCACCATCAAACCTTTCCCATGCGCCGGGAACAGGCAGAGGCCGTCAGGCAGACCCATGCCTACTATCATTCCCGCTTGGAAGAGGACATGCACGCCGTTCCACGTTTTTTGTGGAACGCCAAAATGCGCTTCGGCAAGACCTTCACCTCGTATCAGCTCGCCAAGAAGATGGGGGCGAAACGCGTGCTGGTAGTAACCTTCAAGCCAGCCGTTGAAGACGCTTGGCAAAGCGATCTGGAAAACCACGCGGATTTTGACGGCTGGCAGTATCTGTCAGTCAAAACCGGCGGCGACCCGACACAGATCGACCGGAACAAACCGGTCGTCTATTTCGGCTCGTTTCAGGATCTTCTGGGCCGCGATGCACGCGGCAACATCAAGGCCAAGAACGAATGGCTCCACACCGAAAACTGGGACCTAGTCGTCTTTGACGAATACCATTTCGGCGCATGGCGCGAGACAGCGAAAGAGTTGTTCGCTGGGGAAGAAGATGAGATCGCCCGCGAGGAAGCCCGGCTTGAAGACGCCAAAAAGCTGAAGGACCGGATCGCGGACCTGCAAGAGCCGCTGGAACCTGAAACCGAATTTTTGCCAATCACGACAAAGGCCTATCTCTATCTGTCAGGGACGCCATTCAAGGCCCTGTCCACGGGCGAGTTCATCGAAGAGCAGATTTTCAACTGGACCTACACCGACGAGCAACGGGCAAAAGCGGCCTTTGCTACCGCTCACCCAGATCAGTGGAACCCTTACGGTTCCCTGCCGCAGATGAGGCTATTGACCTATCAGATGCCCGACGAGCTGCTGGCCATTGCCAGCGCCGGAGAGTTTGACGAGTTCGATCTGAACGAGTTCTTTGCCGCCACGGGGACCGGAAGCAAAGCGCAGTTCAAGCACAAGAGTGACGTTCAAAAATGGCTGGACATCATCCGAGGACAGTATGCACCAGGCGCGGTAGATAGCCTGAAGACCGGAACGCGACCACCGTTCCCCTATTCTGACGTGCGGCTTTTGCCCTACCTGCAACACTCGTTCTGGTTTTTGCCGAACGTGGCGGCCTGTCACGCAATGGAAAACCTACTGACTGAGCGCCAGAACACGTTCTGGCATGAGTACAAGGTCATCAGCGCCGCCGGGGCGGCCGCCGGGATAGGGCTTGAAGCGCTGCCTCCCGTGCGACGGGCGATCGGAAGCGGCTTCGATAGCAAGAGCATAACCTTGTCGTGCGGTAAGCTGACTACGGGTGTCACGGTCAAGCAGTGGTCCTCCATCCTCATGCTGCGAAACCTGAAATCTCCCGAGACATATTTTCAGGCGGCATTCCGGGTGCAGTCGCCATGGTCCATCAAGAACCCCAACGGGGACAACCCGCATGAAGAAGAAATCCTGAAGCCCGTGTGCTTTGTGTTCGACTTCGCGCCAACGCGCGCCCTGCGGCAGTTGTCCGAATACGGGATCGGCCTGTCACCCAACGAAGCGAACCCTGAGAACGCAGTGAAAGAGCTTGTGTCGTTTCTGCCGGTGCTCGCCTATGACGGCGCGAACATGTACCAGGTTGACGCGGGCGGTATCCTCGACATCGCAATGGCGGGGACATCTGCGACACTGCTGGCCCGGAAATGGGAAAGCGCCCTGCTGGTCAACGTGGATAATGAAACCCTTCGCAAGATCATGGATAACCCTGAAGCGATGGCCGCTGTTGAACGCATCGAAGGCTGGCGTGCCTTGGGCGACAACGTCATTGAGACCATTATCAACAAGAGCGAGAAGGTCAAAGACCTGAAGGCAAAGGCCAAAGAGCGCGACCTGACCCCAAAAGAAAAGAAAGAGCTCTCCGCTGAAGAGAAGGAATACAAGTCCGCTCGAAAGTTGGTCCAGGAAAAACTGATCAAGTTCGCCACTCGCATTCCTGCGTTCATGTACCTGACAGATTTCCGTGAAAACACCCTTCAGGATGTGATCACCAAGCTCGAACCCGAGCTATTTCGGACGGTTACCGGCCTGACAGTCCAAGATTTTCATCTCCTGGTTCGACTTAAAGTATTCAACACAGAACAGATGAATCAGGCGGTCTTCGCCTTCCGCCGATACGAAGACGCCTCATTGAATTACACTGGGATTGATAGTCATGAAGGCCTGTCAAGCTACGGCTTGTACAACACTGTTGTTGCCCGAGAATAACAGCACTGGCGTCAGTTTCTTGGGCAGGCAGTCGCAAGATTTACTTTTCTAGGGGATAAGATGAGACGCTTCAAAATCGACGCCGAAACCCTTCCAGACCTTCCGGGGATGATGCTTGTCACGGTCGAAGCCCTGAAAGACCTTGGCGGCTCAGCGACAATCCAAGAGCTGGATGAAAAGGTGATTGAACTGGAAGGCGTGACCGAGGCCGAACAAGCTTTCACCATGCCGCGCGACGAGAACCGCACGCGGGTAAATTACTACTTAGCATGGGCACGCACCTATCTGAAACGCGGTGATGCACTGAACAACTCCAAGCGCGGAGTCTGGGCATTGACCGAGACGGGCTCCGCAATCTCTAATCTCAACGCGACACAGGCAATCTACGATCAGGTAACACAGGAAGAGCGCGAACGCGCGCGTCTGAAGCGTCTAGCCGCCAAGAAAGCCGACGCCAACCGGGGTGAAGAAATCGAAGTCATGGCGGATGACGGCCCAGTTGATGAAGAAGACTGGAAGTCAGCTCTCTTGGCGGTTCTTGGAAAGATAGCCCCGGATGGCTTCGAGCGCTTGGCGCAGCGCCTCCTACGCGAGGCAGGCTTCACCAAGGTTGAGGTGCGAGGCAAGTCTGGTGATGGCGGGATCGACGGTGTCGGCGTGCTGCGGGTTAATCTCGTGTCATTCCAAGTTTATTTCCAGTGCAAGCGCTGGAAGGGAAGCGTAGGGTCAAAGGAAATCCGCGACTTTCGTGGGGCGCTGCAAGGGCGAGCTGACAAAGGGCTGTTCATCACTACCGGACATTTCACCAGCCAGGCGTCGGATGAGGCAACACGCGACGGCGCGATTGCGATTGACCTGATCGACGGTGACCGGCTCTGCGAGCTGTTGAAGGAAAACCGGCTAGGCGTAGACACGGAAATGATAGAACAGGTACAAATTCAGCCTGATTGGTTTCAAGGCATCTAGCAGACAGAAACGGTCCAAAACTGCAAAAGTTTTGCCCGAGGGTTTTGTCACGCTTGTCAGCTGGCTGTTGGGCGAACGAGGAAGCAGGTCAAAAAAGACCGTTTTCGACATCATAAATTGTGTCTGCCTCTCCTATTCTTCCGCCAAATCACTCCGCGCATCGCGGATAATCATCCACGACGAATGCAGGAACAGCCCTGCAATGGCGAAAGCAACAATCAGGTCGGGCCAGGCGCTGCCGAGCCAAGCGACCAGCCCAGCGGCGATTACTACGGCGAGATTGCCGATGGCGTCGTTGCGCGAAAAAAGCCAGACGGCCCGCATATTGGCATCCCCCTTGCGGTGCTTCAGCAGCGGCAGCACCGCGAGAATGTTCACGATCAGCGCCCCTACAGCGAAGGCTCCCATCAACCCGGCTTCGGGCGTCGTCTGGTTGAGAACGCGCCAAAACGTGCTGCCGACAACGCCAAGCCCCAGAAGCCCCAAAAACACGCCCTGGATCATCGCGGATCGTGCCCGCCATGTCAGGCTCCAGCCGATGGCGAGCAGGCCCAAGAAGGTGATCGCACCGTCCCCGAGGAAATCGAGCGCATCCGCTTTCAGTGCCTGCGATCCGGACAGGAACCCACCGAACATCTCGACTACGCCGTAGCCGAGATTGAGCAGGACCACGATCCAGAGCGCGCGGCGATAGCTTGGGTCCTTGTAGGCCGGATCGGACGATGTATCACCGTCCTCCATCTTCTCGAAACCGTAGCCGGTGGCGTCGAGGGCGGGCTGCACTTTCGGCAGGTCGGCCTCCGCGATCCGCAATGTCATGACATGGGTGGCAGCCGATACTTTCACATCGCCTTCGGCCACACCCGCCGACCGGGCCGCGCGTTCGATCTCGGCGGCGTCCTTGGCGCAGTCCATGCCCTGCACCCGCATCCGGATCGGCGAGGATGCTGTTGGAAATGTGCTGTTCTCGGCCTGGTTCATGTGTAATTCTCTTCAAGTTAACGGGCGAAAGATGTCGCCAATAACGTATCAGTGGATAATGATATGACGGCGAGAGACATTCAAGACGATCTTTCGGCATCCAACGCCCTGGAGCTGAGGGCAAAGCTCTTCCGGGGCTTAAGTGA contains:
- a CDS encoding type II toxin-antitoxin system BrnA family antitoxin: MKATEFDERFDAGEDMSAHVDWTKARRLNVEAKRVNVDFPTWVVAGLDRQAQKLGITRQALIKMWIAERLE
- a CDS encoding BrnT family toxin; this encodes MKFEYDPDKSAANREKHGIDFDEAQALWDDPYLIEAPANVTDEPRFLAVGMIGARHWTAVYTYRSDRVRIISVRRARKQEIDHYEGD
- a CDS encoding cation diffusion facilitator family transporter; translated protein: MNQAENSTFPTASSPIRMRVQGMDCAKDAAEIERAARSAGVAEGDVKVSAATHVMTLRIAEADLPKVQPALDATGYGFEKMEDGDTSSDPAYKDPSYRRALWIVVLLNLGYGVVEMFGGFLSGSQALKADALDFLGDGAITFLGLLAIGWSLTWRARSAMIQGVFLGLLGLGVVGSTFWRVLNQTTPEAGLMGAFAVGALIVNILAVLPLLKHRKGDANMRAVWLFSRNDAIGNLAVVIAAGLVAWLGSAWPDLIVAFAIAGLFLHSSWMIIRDARSDLAEE
- a CDS encoding Eco57I restriction-modification methylase domain-containing protein, translated to MNIEEGFALRGRNPDVLTCISNLSNDEVFTPPEFANRMLDTVSASWAADHDGADIWANRTVKFLDPFTKSGVFLREITKRLITGLENEIPNLQERVDHILTQQVFGIGTTQLTSLMARRSLYCSKFANGKHSVTRRFNSEVGNIWFERTEHTWTSQDKCKYCGASKATLDRGVDRESHAYAFIHTDNIKTRIAELFGGDMQFDVIIGNPPYQLDDAGHGRSASPIYHRFVEQAKELDPRYLVMVIPSRWLGGGKGLNQFRSTMLTDDRVRKLVDYENAQEVFPGVDFAGGVCYFLWDRDSHGQCEVTNVIGENHVVASRPLDEFPTFVRNSAAVSIVRKVLSVNEQRMSEQVSSRKPFGIATNIRPEKSGDLILRWEKGEGPYPTNKVTVGNDIVEKWKVITSYVAYDHAGNPGKDGRRRVLSKIDILPPRTICTETYLVIGAFETKSEAENLVKYMKTRFFRFLMSQFMYSHHLTKNAYSFVPILDAQTTWDDKMLADRYDLTEDEVLFIATKIRPFEKT
- a CDS encoding DEAD/DEAH box helicase family protein produces the protein MNSPTIDDILSPKPEARPRIYAYSIADETHEGLLKVGQTTRDVKRRVAEQLRTAAITNFRIELNEPAEREDGTIFTDHEVRAALTRKGIENTSLEWMRCTLADVHTVLTELRTGLRFSGTHHQTFPMRREQAEAVRQTHAYYHSRLEEDMHAVPRFLWNAKMRFGKTFTSYQLAKKMGAKRVLVVTFKPAVEDAWQSDLENHADFDGWQYLSVKTGGDPTQIDRNKPVVYFGSFQDLLGRDARGNIKAKNEWLHTENWDLVVFDEYHFGAWRETAKELFAGEEDEIAREEARLEDAKKLKDRIADLQEPLEPETEFLPITTKAYLYLSGTPFKALSTGEFIEEQIFNWTYTDEQRAKAAFATAHPDQWNPYGSLPQMRLLTYQMPDELLAIASAGEFDEFDLNEFFAATGTGSKAQFKHKSDVQKWLDIIRGQYAPGAVDSLKTGTRPPFPYSDVRLLPYLQHSFWFLPNVAACHAMENLLTERQNTFWHEYKVISAAGAAAGIGLEALPPVRRAIGSGFDSKSITLSCGKLTTGVTVKQWSSILMLRNLKSPETYFQAAFRVQSPWSIKNPNGDNPHEEEILKPVCFVFDFAPTRALRQLSEYGIGLSPNEANPENAVKELVSFLPVLAYDGANMYQVDAGGILDIAMAGTSATLLARKWESALLVNVDNETLRKIMDNPEAMAAVERIEGWRALGDNVIETIINKSEKVKDLKAKAKERDLTPKEKKELSAEEKEYKSARKLVQEKLIKFATRIPAFMYLTDFRENTLQDVITKLEPELFRTVTGLTVQDFHLLVRLKVFNTEQMNQAVFAFRRYEDASLNYTGIDSHEGLSSYGLYNTVVARE
- a CDS encoding N-6 DNA methylase; translated protein: MSLIKSKKRVADHGEVFTPEWMVDAMLDLVKEESERIDSRFLEPACGSGNFLVKVLKRKLCAVELKFGKSEFEKRQYALLALMCAYGIELLEDNIIECRANMLEVLADYLRIDETDDLYRAASHVLSLNLIQGDALSMKGHDGAPITFSEWGYLGKGKFQRRDFRLDVLTGSSAFSAEGTLFSHLGKHEIFTPTKTYPPMTVRDLAARGDNPQEAA
- a CDS encoding restriction endonuclease, with the translated sequence MRRFKIDAETLPDLPGMMLVTVEALKDLGGSATIQELDEKVIELEGVTEAEQAFTMPRDENRTRVNYYLAWARTYLKRGDALNNSKRGVWALTETGSAISNLNATQAIYDQVTQEERERARLKRLAAKKADANRGEEIEVMADDGPVDEEDWKSALLAVLGKIAPDGFERLAQRLLREAGFTKVEVRGKSGDGGIDGVGVLRVNLVSFQVYFQCKRWKGSVGSKEIRDFRGALQGRADKGLFITTGHFTSQASDEATRDGAIAIDLIDGDRLCELLKENRLGVDTEMIEQVQIQPDWFQGI